The Propionibacterium freudenreichii subsp. freudenreichii genome contains a region encoding:
- a CDS encoding sensor histidine kinase yields MTAAVVALAVAVVGMIAYVSTSRSLYGQVDDELVSLAGYMVTPIASDVTGMGGLNSSSLQAANVNIVLVKSDRSIVRVQGEKVSIQPDAPEVAVARMKFGKSTRTVSLGPDGQRYRLVAVPMEAKDNSSYALVLARPLEPLVDTLDQLRAILLWLGIGFTIIAAAVGYTIGRRVMQPLRQLSDAVAHVTETDELVPIGSTRADELGDLSRAFDTMMHSLASSRNRQKYLIADASHELRTPLTSMRTNVELLVADEKSGMLPEGARAEILGDVAAQLGEFTSLVGDLVQLSRDDVVLPSPEPLDFAEVVESAITRAKRRGSSLNFDVSLEPFYVVGEPDTLERAVTNLLDNAVKFSPRGGTVHVHLAGDTLTVSDEGPGIAQDDLPHIFDRFYRSNKARNTPGTGLGLSIVAHTVKAHGGWVHADNAPGGGAMFTVRLPAAPPEVVAQMDH; encoded by the coding sequence ATGACCGCGGCGGTGGTGGCGTTGGCCGTGGCCGTTGTGGGCATGATCGCCTATGTGTCCACAAGCCGCTCGTTGTACGGCCAGGTCGACGATGAGCTGGTGAGCCTCGCGGGCTACATGGTCACCCCCATCGCGTCGGACGTCACCGGCATGGGCGGGCTGAACAGCTCGTCGTTGCAGGCCGCGAATGTGAACATCGTGCTGGTGAAGTCCGACCGTTCCATCGTGCGCGTGCAGGGCGAGAAGGTGAGCATCCAGCCCGACGCCCCCGAGGTGGCGGTGGCGCGTATGAAGTTCGGCAAGTCGACGCGCACCGTGTCCCTGGGCCCCGACGGTCAGCGCTATCGGCTCGTCGCCGTGCCGATGGAGGCCAAGGACAACAGTTCCTATGCGCTGGTGTTGGCGCGTCCCCTCGAACCGCTGGTCGACACCCTCGACCAGTTGCGCGCCATCCTGTTGTGGCTGGGCATCGGCTTCACGATCATCGCCGCGGCGGTGGGCTACACGATCGGACGCCGGGTGATGCAGCCGCTGCGCCAGCTGTCGGACGCGGTGGCGCACGTGACCGAGACCGACGAACTGGTGCCGATCGGCTCGACGCGTGCCGACGAACTGGGCGACCTGTCACGGGCCTTCGACACGATGATGCATTCGCTGGCGTCCAGCCGGAACCGCCAGAAATACCTGATTGCCGACGCCAGCCATGAGCTGCGTACACCCCTGACGTCGATGCGCACGAACGTCGAGCTGCTGGTGGCCGACGAGAAGAGCGGCATGCTGCCCGAGGGTGCACGTGCCGAGATCCTGGGCGACGTGGCCGCCCAGCTGGGTGAGTTCACCTCGCTGGTGGGCGACCTGGTGCAGCTGAGCCGCGACGACGTGGTGCTGCCCAGCCCCGAGCCGCTGGACTTCGCCGAGGTGGTGGAGTCGGCGATCACCCGCGCCAAGCGACGCGGCAGCAGCCTCAACTTCGATGTCTCGCTGGAGCCGTTCTACGTGGTGGGCGAGCCCGACACCCTGGAACGCGCCGTGACGAACCTGCTCGACAATGCGGTGAAGTTCTCGCCGCGCGGCGGCACGGTGCATGTGCACCTGGCCGGCGACACGCTCACCGTGTCCGACGAGGGTCCCGGTATCGCCCAGGACGACCTGCCGCACATCTTCGACCGCTTCTACCGCTCGAACAAGGCCCGCAACACCCCCGGCACCGGGCTGGGCCTGTCCATCGTGGCGCACACGGTGAAGGCGCACGGCGGCTGGGTGCACGCCGACAATGCCCCCGGCGGCGGCGCCATGTTCACCGTGCGGCTTCCGGCGGCACCGCCGGAGGTCGTGGCCCAGATGGACCATTGA
- a CDS encoding MFS transporter has product MESPETERKASDKPAHKTGRVPTRLRLARLGVLLIFFVNGATFASLVPRYPEIIERLHVSNTLWGLALGIGPIGGIALGWLAAPLMRRYRSRNVAALAQIASSGALVILALAGSIEWVFVAMFAMSAFDAVTDTSMNYHGLRVQRLYRRSIFNSFHGWWCIGAVVGGFLGSAAAGAAMAVPTQTYVTVGVLLCCVGASWAMMLPGEDREQVAGTEVATGRAWLRPRTLAVLVGLGLLGALAGGIELGGSAWSPLYMTDQFAATPFVAGLGFVALMVFETLGRLTGDVIVDRLGLVRTVIWGAVVCLAGMALALAVPTPVTALIGFGASGWGIATMIPNAMNAADGLPGVPAGVGLTITTWVMRVGFVLFPIVIGALGDAVSLRLALLVIPLSAVLIMALSPLLRPRPAPQAAATG; this is encoded by the coding sequence ATGGAGTCCCCCGAGACAGAGCGCAAGGCGTCCGATAAGCCAGCCCACAAGACCGGGCGCGTGCCCACCCGGCTGCGCCTGGCCCGGCTCGGCGTGCTGCTCATCTTCTTCGTCAACGGCGCCACCTTCGCGTCGCTGGTGCCGCGCTACCCCGAGATCATCGAGCGGCTGCATGTCAGCAACACGCTGTGGGGGCTGGCGCTGGGCATCGGGCCCATCGGCGGCATCGCGCTCGGCTGGCTGGCCGCCCCACTGATGCGTCGCTACCGCTCACGCAATGTCGCCGCGCTCGCCCAGATCGCCTCCAGCGGTGCGCTGGTGATCCTGGCGCTCGCCGGAAGCATCGAGTGGGTGTTCGTCGCCATGTTCGCGATGAGTGCCTTCGACGCGGTCACCGACACCTCGATGAACTACCACGGCCTGCGGGTGCAACGCCTCTACCGCCGCTCCATCTTCAACTCCTTCCACGGCTGGTGGTGCATCGGCGCGGTGGTCGGCGGCTTCCTCGGATCGGCCGCGGCCGGCGCCGCGATGGCCGTGCCCACCCAGACCTATGTGACGGTGGGCGTGCTGCTGTGCTGCGTGGGGGCCAGCTGGGCCATGATGCTGCCCGGCGAGGACCGCGAGCAGGTCGCGGGCACCGAGGTTGCCACCGGACGCGCCTGGCTGCGTCCGCGCACCCTGGCCGTGCTCGTCGGCCTGGGCCTGCTCGGCGCGCTGGCCGGCGGCATCGAACTGGGTGGCAGCGCCTGGTCGCCGCTCTACATGACCGACCAGTTCGCCGCCACGCCCTTCGTCGCCGGCCTCGGCTTCGTGGCGCTGATGGTCTTCGAAACCCTGGGCCGCCTCACCGGCGACGTGATCGTTGACCGGCTGGGCCTGGTGAGGACCGTGATCTGGGGTGCCGTGGTCTGTCTGGCGGGCATGGCGCTCGCCCTTGCCGTGCCGACGCCGGTCACCGCGCTCATCGGCTTCGGCGCCTCGGGCTGGGGTATCGCCACCATGATTCCCAACGCCATGAACGCCGCCGACGGCCTGCCGGGCGTCCCCGCCGGCGTCGGGCTGACGATCACCACCTGGGTGATGCGGGTGGGCTTCGTGCTGTTCCCGATCGTGATCGGTGCGCTGGGCGACGCCGTGAGCCTGCGGCTGGCGCTACTGGTGATCCCCCTGAGCGCCGTGCTCATCATGGCCCTGTCGCCGCTGCTGCGCCCGCGGCCCGCGCCGCAGGCAGCGGCCACCGGCTGA
- a CDS encoding DNA-3-methyladenine glycosylase family protein: MTSSPRATSRSATSPPAPDAEGQPVAGTRSGAAGSPAQRTVLGAAGRLDMALGRLAKGPADPTHRRVGAQHWWRATRTPDGPALLELFDHHADVVTRAWGEGADWALDQVPRLLGEQDDPSGFAALAADCDLLRRAHHDHPQWRIGATDNLTEALAPAVIEQKVTGPEAFGGLRSLLAKYATPAPGPAATPDGPAHGMVVPPTAEQWAHIPSFEFTRAGVDGRRAAALVRAMRRVPSLERALGRATDGAERSRLLQTQPGIGPWTAAKVLQWAYGDPDAWSIGDYHAPALISLALTGQKGDDAFADEALAPYAGHRYRVELLVTPLVAHAARRGARRTLPSHVPGVGVNRRRSWRR, translated from the coding sequence GTGACTTCTTCCCCCCGTGCGACCAGCCGATCGGCGACGTCCCCTCCCGCGCCGGACGCCGAGGGACAGCCCGTTGCGGGAACCCGCTCGGGTGCCGCCGGGTCACCGGCACAGCGCACCGTGCTGGGTGCCGCCGGACGCCTCGACATGGCGCTGGGTCGCCTGGCCAAGGGCCCGGCCGATCCGACGCACCGACGCGTCGGCGCGCAGCACTGGTGGCGCGCAACCCGCACGCCCGATGGCCCCGCGCTGCTGGAATTGTTCGACCACCACGCCGACGTCGTCACGCGCGCCTGGGGAGAGGGCGCCGACTGGGCACTCGACCAGGTGCCACGGCTGCTCGGTGAGCAGGACGATCCGAGCGGCTTCGCCGCGCTGGCGGCCGACTGCGACCTCCTGCGCCGCGCCCACCACGACCACCCGCAGTGGCGGATCGGCGCCACCGACAACCTCACCGAGGCCCTCGCCCCCGCCGTGATCGAGCAGAAGGTCACCGGCCCCGAGGCCTTCGGGGGCCTGCGCTCACTGCTCGCCAAGTACGCCACTCCCGCCCCGGGTCCCGCCGCCACGCCCGACGGCCCCGCCCACGGCATGGTGGTGCCGCCCACCGCCGAGCAGTGGGCCCACATTCCCAGCTTCGAGTTCACCCGCGCTGGCGTCGACGGACGCCGAGCCGCCGCCCTGGTGCGCGCGATGCGACGCGTCCCCAGCCTGGAGAGAGCCCTGGGGCGCGCCACTGACGGTGCGGAGCGCTCCCGCCTGCTGCAGACGCAGCCCGGCATCGGCCCCTGGACCGCCGCCAAGGTGCTGCAATGGGCCTACGGCGACCCCGACGCCTGGAGCATCGGCGACTACCACGCGCCCGCACTGATCTCACTGGCACTCACCGGGCAGAAGGGCGACGACGCCTTCGCCGACGAGGCGCTCGCGCCCTATGCCGGCCACCGCTACCGGGTGGAACTGCTCGTCACCCCGCTGGTGGCCCATGCCGCCCGACGCGGTGCCCGCCGCACCCTGCCCAGCCACGTTCCCGGCGTCGGGGTCAACCGGCGCCGCAGCTGGCGGCGGTAA
- a CDS encoding DeoR/GlpR family DNA-binding transcription regulator — translation MEQQPATSRDVRIHDVLQVVTREGTIAVKELADELGVSPMTVYRDVAALETSGLIQRSHGRVTAAPFSMAEASSLMRMGTELDAKQRIADAALPLLAPGSTIAMDDSTTCRHLFPGLGELAPLTVVTNARFIADAVRDSAELELITLGGSYLRWADAYAGPMTEAMIDQVSPDVCIMSTTAVTGGVCSHPDEAMAAVKGRLMRAARQRILLVDRTKFSRNALHRFLPLSEVDVVITEKSLDPAHLATLHDQVERVITV, via the coding sequence GTGGAACAACAGCCGGCCACATCGCGCGATGTGCGGATCCACGACGTGCTCCAGGTGGTGACCCGCGAGGGCACGATCGCGGTGAAGGAGCTGGCCGACGAGCTCGGCGTCTCCCCGATGACCGTCTACCGCGACGTCGCCGCGCTGGAGACCTCCGGACTGATCCAGCGCTCCCACGGACGCGTCACGGCCGCTCCGTTCTCGATGGCCGAGGCCTCGTCGCTGATGCGGATGGGCACCGAGCTCGACGCCAAGCAACGCATCGCCGACGCGGCCCTGCCGTTGTTGGCGCCCGGTTCGACGATTGCGATGGACGATTCGACCACCTGCCGGCACCTGTTCCCGGGGCTGGGGGAGCTGGCGCCGCTCACCGTGGTGACGAACGCCCGGTTCATCGCCGATGCCGTGCGGGACAGCGCCGAGCTTGAGCTGATCACCCTCGGTGGCAGCTACCTGCGCTGGGCCGACGCCTATGCCGGCCCGATGACCGAGGCGATGATCGACCAGGTCAGCCCCGATGTGTGCATCATGTCCACCACCGCGGTGACCGGTGGGGTCTGCTCGCATCCCGACGAGGCGATGGCCGCGGTGAAGGGGCGTCTCATGCGCGCCGCCCGCCAGCGCATCCTGCTGGTTGACCGCACCAAGTTCAGCCGCAATGCCCTGCACAGGTTCCTGCCCCTGTCCGAGGTGGACGTCGTGATCACCGAGAAGTCGCTCGACCCCGCGCACCTGGCGACGCTGCACGATCAGGTGGAGCGGGTGATCACGGTCTAG
- a CDS encoding NAD(P)H-dependent glycerol-3-phosphate dehydrogenase gives MPTITVLGAGAMGSALCRPLADAGWDVRLWGTWLDDHLLDAVEAGKPHPRTNVPLAPGVATFRSAQLEQALDGAQVVVMSVASVGVPRVAELALPGIAKADALWMTSKGFSEGDDGRIGLLPEAIRSIAAAKGVTLPPLVAIAGPVKANECAQALPTATIFGCRDGEVSRSYAAQAATANYAIAHTDDETGVEVCAPMKNVYAIALGVADGLEEKTGVPHHNLKAAAFAQAIAEMSLLGAQLGADPATAYGLPGVGDLEVTGLSGRNKVYGVRLGRGEQPQEALAEMDRLEQTVEGVPATALAVRFVEQIGGGLAERMPLLAAVNRLLNDAGADPMTEVARAVLPVKPTL, from the coding sequence ATGCCCACGATCACCGTTCTCGGAGCCGGAGCCATGGGCTCGGCCCTGTGCCGTCCGCTGGCCGACGCCGGCTGGGACGTCCGCCTGTGGGGCACCTGGCTCGACGACCACCTGCTCGACGCCGTGGAGGCCGGCAAGCCGCACCCGCGCACCAATGTGCCGCTTGCCCCCGGCGTGGCAACCTTCCGCTCCGCGCAGCTCGAGCAGGCCCTCGACGGTGCCCAGGTGGTGGTCATGTCGGTGGCCTCGGTGGGCGTGCCGCGGGTGGCCGAGCTGGCGCTTCCCGGCATCGCGAAGGCCGACGCGCTGTGGATGACGTCCAAGGGCTTCTCCGAGGGAGACGACGGACGCATCGGCCTGCTGCCCGAGGCCATCCGCTCGATCGCCGCCGCCAAGGGCGTCACCCTGCCGCCGCTGGTGGCGATCGCCGGACCGGTGAAGGCCAACGAGTGTGCCCAGGCGCTGCCGACGGCGACGATCTTCGGCTGCCGTGACGGCGAGGTGTCGCGCAGCTACGCGGCGCAGGCCGCCACGGCCAACTATGCGATCGCCCACACCGATGACGAGACGGGCGTCGAGGTGTGCGCACCCATGAAGAACGTGTACGCCATCGCGCTGGGCGTCGCGGACGGCCTGGAGGAGAAGACCGGGGTGCCGCACCACAACCTGAAGGCCGCGGCGTTCGCCCAGGCGATCGCCGAGATGTCGCTGCTGGGCGCCCAGTTGGGGGCCGATCCGGCCACCGCCTACGGGCTGCCGGGCGTCGGCGACCTCGAGGTGACCGGCCTGTCGGGACGCAACAAGGTCTACGGCGTGCGCCTCGGTCGTGGCGAGCAGCCGCAGGAGGCGCTCGCCGAGATGGATCGCCTCGAGCAGACGGTCGAGGGCGTGCCGGCCACCGCACTGGCCGTAAGGTTCGTGGAGCAGATCGGCGGGGGACTCGCCGAGCGCATGCCGCTGCTGGCGGCCGTCAACCGGTTGCTCAACGATGCCGGTGCCGACCCCATGACGGAGGTTGCGCGGGCCGTCCTGCCCGTCAAGCCGACGCTGTAG
- a CDS encoding xylulokinase gives MSERQRTQQGPLVVAIDSSTTSTKAIVVDTNGTVWATARRPIPLLTPAMDHYEHDPALWWRTSHETIGEVLGGLSQADRDRVAAIGITHQRESFAPFSADGTPLANGILWLDGRAAEQIERHGSAHVHELSGKPAGVTPAIYKMAWVTQHHPEWFARADKVTDVLGAIVFNLTGRWASSTAAADSLGLFDIQRRDWSDELLQIAGVRRDQMPELVAPASPIADIRPELAAEWGLARPIPVIAGLGDGQAAGIGAAAVDPGVGYLNMGTAVNAGVESGSYIYNPAFRTHVSGIPGNYVLEVLQSSGSYLAGWVRDTFGDPDHPGDPDVERDNAAAAAIAPGADGLVTLPYWNAVQSPYWDALARGAVVGWRGTHTRAHLYRSVLESICFEMRRNLDELADGTGTPITQLRIMGGGARSGVWRQIMADVTGVPLTVCLEEEISALGAAVLAMAAINAHAEPLADGSPDVASSAKAMASFGETVHPDMELHERYRRIAAVHARLYPALRETFQELAALSQD, from the coding sequence GTGTCCGAGCGTCAGCGCACCCAGCAGGGGCCACTCGTCGTGGCCATCGATTCGTCCACCACCTCCACCAAGGCCATCGTCGTGGACACCAACGGCACCGTGTGGGCCACGGCCCGGCGTCCGATCCCACTCCTGACACCCGCCATGGACCATTACGAGCACGACCCCGCGCTGTGGTGGCGCACCAGCCACGAGACCATCGGCGAGGTGCTGGGCGGGCTCAGTCAGGCCGACCGTGACCGGGTGGCGGCCATCGGCATCACCCACCAGCGCGAATCCTTCGCCCCCTTCAGCGCCGACGGCACGCCCCTGGCCAACGGCATCCTGTGGCTCGACGGGCGCGCCGCCGAGCAGATCGAACGCCACGGCAGCGCCCACGTGCACGAGCTGTCGGGCAAGCCGGCCGGCGTCACCCCCGCGATCTACAAGATGGCCTGGGTGACGCAGCACCACCCCGAGTGGTTCGCCCGTGCCGACAAGGTCACCGATGTGCTGGGTGCCATCGTGTTCAACCTCACCGGACGCTGGGCCTCATCCACCGCCGCTGCCGATTCGCTGGGCCTGTTCGACATCCAGCGCCGCGACTGGTCCGACGAGCTGCTGCAGATCGCCGGCGTGCGACGCGACCAGATGCCCGAACTGGTGGCCCCCGCCTCACCGATCGCCGACATCCGCCCCGAACTGGCCGCCGAATGGGGCCTGGCGCGTCCCATCCCGGTGATCGCCGGACTCGGCGACGGACAGGCTGCGGGCATCGGCGCCGCCGCCGTCGACCCGGGCGTCGGCTACCTCAACATGGGCACCGCGGTGAACGCCGGCGTCGAATCGGGCTCCTACATCTACAACCCGGCGTTCCGCACCCACGTATCGGGCATCCCCGGAAACTACGTGCTCGAGGTGCTGCAGTCATCGGGCTCCTACCTGGCCGGCTGGGTGCGCGACACCTTCGGCGACCCCGACCACCCCGGCGATCCCGACGTGGAACGCGACAATGCGGCCGCCGCCGCAATCGCCCCCGGGGCCGACGGCCTGGTCACCCTGCCGTACTGGAACGCCGTGCAATCGCCCTACTGGGACGCGCTGGCCCGCGGCGCCGTCGTCGGTTGGCGGGGCACGCACACCCGGGCGCACCTGTACCGCTCGGTGCTGGAGTCCATCTGCTTCGAGATGCGCCGCAACCTCGATGAGCTGGCCGACGGCACCGGCACCCCGATCACCCAGCTGCGCATCATGGGCGGCGGCGCCCGCTCGGGAGTGTGGCGCCAGATCATGGCCGATGTCACCGGAGTGCCCCTCACGGTCTGCCTCGAAGAGGAGATCTCGGCGCTGGGTGCCGCCGTGCTCGCCATGGCGGCGATCAACGCCCATGCCGAGCCCCTGGCCGATGGCTCACCCGATGTGGCCAGCTCCGCCAAGGCGATGGCCAGCTTCGGCGAGACGGTGCACCCCGACATGGAGCTCCATGAGCGCTATCGCCGGATCGCCGCGGTGCACGCCCGGCTCTACCCGGCGCTGCGCGAGACCTTCCAGGAGCTCGCGGCCCTGTCGCAGGACTAG